The proteins below are encoded in one region of Desulfobacterales bacterium:
- the rplO gene encoding 50S ribosomal protein L15, whose translation MNLHEIAPSKGANKSKKRVGRGLGCGLGKTSGRGTKGQKSRSGGGVRSGFEGGQMPIHRRLPKRGFKNINRKKILAINLFHIKSIEKGSILDEKLLRSLHIVKGKYDSIKLLGQGNIDFPIIVKLDKVSESAKKKIEAAGGRVEGIVS comes from the coding sequence ATGAATCTTCATGAAATTGCTCCAAGTAAGGGAGCGAATAAATCGAAAAAGAGAGTTGGACGAGGTCTCGGATGTGGACTTGGCAAAACTTCAGGGAGAGGAACTAAGGGGCAGAAAAGTAGATCAGGTGGAGGCGTAAGAAGTGGGTTTGAGGGTGGACAAATGCCTATACATAGACGATTACCGAAAAGAGGATTTAAAAATATTAATCGTAAGAAAATTTTAGCTATAAATCTTTTTCACATAAAAAGTATAGAAAAAGGTTCGATTTTAGATGAAAAGTTATTACGGTCCCTCCATATAGTAAAAGGTAAATATGATTCGATTAAATTATTAGGCCAAGGCAATATCGATTTTCCAATTATAGTAAAATTGGATAAAGTAAGTGAAAGTGCGAAAAAAAAGATTGAAGCAGCTGGTGGTAGAGTAGAAGGAATTGTTTCATGA